TACTATCGAACGAGTTAGCCCCGTCACGTGGGGAAAGGGGGAGGGTTCCATCGCATGTCCGGTACGATTCCACCGCAACTGCCTCAGCAGCCACCGCCGCTTCCGCCGAATCTATTGAAGACACCGCCAAATCCCCAATACCGCTACACCCCACCCAGAAGGAAAGCGTCATCCGACAAGACCCTTGCCGTGACAAGTCTGATTCTTGGAATTGTGGGCTTACTTGGTAGCTCATGTTTTGTGGGTCTTTTCTTTGCAGTTGCGGGAATCCTCGTTGGCATCTTTCACCTGAAAGGACAGACCGAAGCGCGTCCGGTTGCATGGACCGGTATTGCGCTATCGACGGTTGCTTGCTTTGTTGCGGTTGCCTCCATGATCTTCTTTTCATCGCTCCTCGGCGACATGTTCGGAAACATGAATCAGGATATGGAATCCCACTTCTTCGCGGAATGGGAAGGAGTGAGAGCACCCGATTTCGACGTAGTCTCAGACCAGGGGACAAAACTGAAGCTGAGCGAGCTTCGCGGACAGCGAGTGGTTGTCTGCGTATTTGAGTTCATGTTGACCGGCCAAAAGCAGATGATCGATGACATAAACACCTTGGCAACGGAACTGACGGGTTCAACCACCTTCATCGTCATCAATGAAGGAGTCGCATCGCTACCCTCGGTTGACAAGAATGGAAACCCCAGCAAGATCCAAGTCGTTTCTTCGAACATGCCTGTGCCGTATGGAGATGGCGCTCTGGATACCACGCTCTTTTTCATAGAGCGGCAGGGAGTTATCGATCATGTCATAGAGAGAAAGAGGAGTATCGAGAAGTTGCGCAAGTTAGCGACGGCGCCCGACTACTCCTGGAAGGTGAAAGAAGACCCGGATGACCCGGAACCGGAACTGACCGAAAGCCCGTCTCCACTCGCCCTCAAAGAGATGTGGAGACTTCCGTTATCTGAGGCCGCCTCCCTCTCGATTGGCGATCTGAATCAAGACGGCTCGAATGACATTTGTGTCGTCAACAGCGACGGCAAACTTACCGCCTACGATCCCGACGGCAAACCCGTTCATTCAATCCGATTGGCAGGCATCAGTGTATTCGGAATGCGCGCCCTGGGAGTACAGGGTGTAGCAATGCCCCGACTTGAGAGCCAAGTTGAATTCGGCACGCACAAGACGGGTCCGCGTTTGCTCGTGTATGAGAGTTTGAACGGAGGCGTCCAGATTCTTGACATGAAAGGAAAGGAGTTGTGGTCAAAGGGAGGCTTCATGGGGAGCGGGTCTGCACATTGGGGAGACCTGGACGGAGACGGATCGGACGAAGTGACCATAGCAACCGACGGTTTCGGGTCGATAGAGGCATGTTCAGCCGAAGGAAAGTCGCTGTGGAAAGACCGCATCATGGGTCCGATGTTCAGTGTCGCGATACTCCCGGCCTATGGCAACCGCAAAGGGTACGTTTTCACGCCCGGTATGGGCGAATCGGTGCGCGTGTATGCGCACGACGGCAAACAACTCGACAGCATTTCCTCCGGCGGTCTATATGTGCGTAATGTTGAAGCAGCTCAACTCGACGCTGCTGGTCTTGCTCAGATAGTTGTCTTCGGCAAAGACTTCGATCCAGACAGGGGAATGGTCGTTGCCTATGATCCAGATGGCAACAAGGCATGGTCTGCCTCTGTGGACTCCAATCTGGATTTCATTCGACAAATTAACGTGTGCTGCGGTGACGCCGATGGCGACGGCGTCAAGGACTGGGTCTTTCCCGACGCGACGGGAGACCTCATCATAGTCAGTCACGATGGGACGAAACTTGGCACTTTGCAGATAAGCGGCTCGTTTGATCGGATTGAAATTCTCCCCAGGCCGGGCGCTACTTCATTGCTCGTTGCGCTTTCAAGAAGCAGCATAATCGCTTATAGCCTGGAGTCCGCTTCTGAACTGCCGCACGAAGAATCGTCACAAGAGGCCAAGCAAGACGCTCCAACGCCTTAATAATGAGGCCGCAAGAGAGACCGTGCGCCGCCTGCCGGATTAGTGCACAAACTCGCACCGCCGGTTTTTGGCCCACGCCACCTCGTCATGCCCAACAACAGCAGGCATTTCTTCCCCATAGCTGATTGTCATGAGTTGAGTGGAAGGCACACCGAGCTGTTCCAAATGTGCACGCACCGTCTGCGCTCGCGTTTCTGCCAGTGCGAGATTGTATTCCTGAGAGCCTCGCTCGTCGCAATGGCCTTGGATTTGTACTCGCAGACCTGGGTAACCCTTTAGGATTTCCGATTTCTTTTGGAGTGATTCCAACGCATCGGCCCGCAACGCGTAGCTGTCGTAATCGAAGTACACAGGCGCGGCAAGGACTCCATCCCTATCAATCTTCCCCGGCCACAGGTCGGAAAAGACCTCCACATTCGGCCTGCCCAAAGTGGTCGGCGGGGCGCTGTGCACGTCGTTATGCGAGCCATGCTGGCAGCCAATACACACTACCGCAATTGCGACTGCAATCAATGAGCACATTCGCTTCCGCATCATAGTGTCTCCGTTTTGGATCTCCGAAATCTGTACTTCAATCTGGCACTTTCTTCGTTCTATTCGCGGAAGTTCTCTCCCTAGCCCGGTACATTTCCGCAAGGATTCAACCGCAATTCCCCGTGGCTCCAGTGCTTCCGGTGATTTGAGAACATTCGCTCCTGATTGAGCCTCCTTTTCGTGTGATTCGTCTGATTCGTGGTCAAATTCTATCCCCCATCTTCTGTGCGTTTTGTGCCTTCTTCCGACAAGGTCTGTGCAAGCGTTACAGATACTCCCGTGCTCCCAGCGTTCCCCGTGGTTTGTAGTCACACGCGCCGGATTGATCCTTCTTTTCGGTGTTCCTCGGTGTGAATCGGTGGTTGAGTCAATTGGGTTGTGGCTATGCTGCGCTGCGATTGTCCGGCGCTCTGCGTAACAGCCGGGAAGGCCGCACTCGGATCACTGAGGTATGTAATACGTTTGGCCCGGCCAAAGGTTTCCCGTCCGCGCCCACACGCCTCCACGAGAAAATAGAACCGCCGCCCCCCCGAGGGAAGCGGCGGTGATACAGGTTCCGTGTGGCCCGTTCGGATCGCGGGTACTAGTAACGGTAATGCTCCGGTTTATAGGGACCTTCAACAGGTACCCCGAGGTATTTCGCCTGCTTGGCGCTCAACTGCTCAAGCTTTGCGCCGAGCTTATCGAGGTGAAGCCGCGCGACTTCTTCGTCGAGCTTCTTCGGCAGCGTGTACACCTTTCCAATCTCGTACTTCTCGGTCTCCGTCGCCAGCGAAATCTGAGCGAT
The window above is part of the Candidatus Hydrogenedentota bacterium genome. Proteins encoded here:
- a CDS encoding PQQ-binding-like beta-propeller repeat protein; translation: MSGTIPPQLPQQPPPLPPNLLKTPPNPQYRYTPPRRKASSDKTLAVTSLILGIVGLLGSSCFVGLFFAVAGILVGIFHLKGQTEARPVAWTGIALSTVACFVAVASMIFFSSLLGDMFGNMNQDMESHFFAEWEGVRAPDFDVVSDQGTKLKLSELRGQRVVVCVFEFMLTGQKQMIDDINTLATELTGSTTFIVINEGVASLPSVDKNGNPSKIQVVSSNMPVPYGDGALDTTLFFIERQGVIDHVIERKRSIEKLRKLATAPDYSWKVKEDPDDPEPELTESPSPLALKEMWRLPLSEAASLSIGDLNQDGSNDICVVNSDGKLTAYDPDGKPVHSIRLAGISVFGMRALGVQGVAMPRLESQVEFGTHKTGPRLLVYESLNGGVQILDMKGKELWSKGGFMGSGSAHWGDLDGDGSDEVTIATDGFGSIEACSAEGKSLWKDRIMGPMFSVAILPAYGNRKGYVFTPGMGESVRVYAHDGKQLDSISSGGLYVRNVEAAQLDAAGLAQIVVFGKDFDPDRGMVVAYDPDGNKAWSASVDSNLDFIRQINVCCGDADGDGVKDWVFPDATGDLIIVSHDGTKLGTLQISGSFDRIEILPRPGATSLLVALSRSSIIAYSLESASELPHEESSQEAKQDAPTP
- a CDS encoding OmpA family protein, with the protein product MMRKRMCSLIAVAIAVVCIGCQHGSHNDVHSAPPTTLGRPNVEVFSDLWPGKIDRDGVLAAPVYFDYDSYALRADALESLQKKSEILKGYPGLRVQIQGHCDERGSQEYNLALAETRAQTVRAHLEQLGVPSTQLMTISYGEEMPAVVGHDEVAWAKNRRCEFVH